One part of the Quercus lobata isolate SW786 chromosome 7, ValleyOak3.0 Primary Assembly, whole genome shotgun sequence genome encodes these proteins:
- the LOC115953506 gene encoding uncharacterized protein LOC115953506 isoform X2 — protein sequence MASTDGLVPITRAYLASYYDKYPFSPLSDDVSRISSQIRSSANDLLNHLPPTQVMTYMPQDFRGTLIRQQRERSERNKQAEVDALVNSGGSIRDRYALLWKQQMERRRQLAQLGSATGVYKTLVKYLVGVPQVLLDFLQQINDDDGPMEEQRQRYGPPLYSLTTMVISIRLFLLVLWGRFDAGNSKRQQVAVLEKAIDVYTSEFERFIKFMGEVFANSPFLVSAEVAGALEAGKGDDYKEISVPAGRTHEVCFQIVNSFMKRLCRKIFTVPLYIFEVL from the exons atGGCTTCTACAGATGGTCTGGTCCCAATAACCAGGGCTTATCTCGCTTCTTATTACGACAAATACCCATTTTCACCTCTCTCTGATGACGTCTCTCGCATTTCCTCTCAGATTCGTTCTTCCGCTAACGATTTGCTCAACCACCTTCCTCCCACTCAAG TTATGACCTATATGCCTCAAGATTTTCGGGGAACACTTATTAGACAACAGCGGGAGCGCTCAGAGAGGAATAAACAAGCAGAGGTTGATGCTTTGGTAAATTCTGGTGGAAGTATACGCGATAGATATGCTCTTTTGTGGAAGCAACAGATGGAAAG GAGGAGACAGTTAGCTCAACTTGGTTCGGCCACGGGTGTCTACAAAACCCTTGTGAAGTACTTGGTTGGAGTTCCACAG GTTTTGCTAGATTTTCTTCAGCAAATTAATGATGATGACGG GCCCATGGAAGAGCAACGGCAACGTTATGGGCCGCCTTTGTACAGTCTTACAACAATGGTTATCTCTATTCGTCTCTTTCTTTTGGTATTATGGGGGCGGTTTGATGCAGGAAATTC AAAGAGGCAACAGGTAGCTGTCTTGGAAAAAGCTATTGATGTCTATACATCCGAGTTTGAAAGGTTCATCAAATTTATGGG TGAGGTCTTTGCAAATTCTCCCTTCTTAGTATCAGCAGAGGTTGCCGGTGCATTAGAAGCAGG GAAAGGCGATGACTACAAAGAAATAAGTGTTCCAGCTGGAAGAACTCATGAGGTTTGTTTTCAAATTGTGAACTCTTTTATGAAGAGGTTATGTAGAAAGATATTTACGGTTCCTTTGTATATATTTGAGGTACTCTAA
- the LOC115953506 gene encoding uncharacterized protein LOC115953506 isoform X1, giving the protein MASTDGLVPITRAYLASYYDKYPFSPLSDDVSRISSQIRSSANDLLNHLPPTQDESLLVHEADREPPHKIDENMWKNREHMEETLFLLETSNWPAVLQQQSTPDDVEFATVFSQLKDKIQNTLKILEFFQHKNSDRVFDTVMTYMPQDFRGTLIRQQRERSERNKQAEVDALVNSGGSIRDRYALLWKQQMERRRQLAQLGSATGVYKTLVKYLVGVPQVLLDFLQQINDDDGPMEEQRQRYGPPLYSLTTMVISIRLFLLVLWGRFDAGNSKRQQVAVLEKAIDVYTSEFERFIKFMGEVFANSPFLVSAEVAGALEAGKGDDYKEISVPAGRTHEVCFQIVNSFMKRLCRKIFTVPLYIFEVL; this is encoded by the exons atGGCTTCTACAGATGGTCTGGTCCCAATAACCAGGGCTTATCTCGCTTCTTATTACGACAAATACCCATTTTCACCTCTCTCTGATGACGTCTCTCGCATTTCCTCTCAGATTCGTTCTTCCGCTAACGATTTGCTCAACCACCTTCCTCCCACTCAAG ATGAAAGCTTGTTGGTACATGAAGCAGACCGTGAGCCTCCCCATAAAATCGATGAGAACATGTGGAAGAATCGAGAACATATGGAAGAAACGCTTTTTTTACTTGAAACTTCTAATTGGCCAGCAGTG CTTCAGCAGCAGTCCACACCGGATGATGTTGAGTTTGCGACTGTTTTCAGTCAGCTCAaagataaaattcaaaacacTTTGAAGATTTTGGAGTTTTTCCAACATAAGAATTCTGATCGTGTGTTCGATACTG TTATGACCTATATGCCTCAAGATTTTCGGGGAACACTTATTAGACAACAGCGGGAGCGCTCAGAGAGGAATAAACAAGCAGAGGTTGATGCTTTGGTAAATTCTGGTGGAAGTATACGCGATAGATATGCTCTTTTGTGGAAGCAACAGATGGAAAG GAGGAGACAGTTAGCTCAACTTGGTTCGGCCACGGGTGTCTACAAAACCCTTGTGAAGTACTTGGTTGGAGTTCCACAG GTTTTGCTAGATTTTCTTCAGCAAATTAATGATGATGACGG GCCCATGGAAGAGCAACGGCAACGTTATGGGCCGCCTTTGTACAGTCTTACAACAATGGTTATCTCTATTCGTCTCTTTCTTTTGGTATTATGGGGGCGGTTTGATGCAGGAAATTC AAAGAGGCAACAGGTAGCTGTCTTGGAAAAAGCTATTGATGTCTATACATCCGAGTTTGAAAGGTTCATCAAATTTATGGG TGAGGTCTTTGCAAATTCTCCCTTCTTAGTATCAGCAGAGGTTGCCGGTGCATTAGAAGCAGG GAAAGGCGATGACTACAAAGAAATAAGTGTTCCAGCTGGAAGAACTCATGAGGTTTGTTTTCAAATTGTGAACTCTTTTATGAAGAGGTTATGTAGAAAGATATTTACGGTTCCTTTGTATATATTTGAGGTACTCTAA
- the LOC115953710 gene encoding cytochrome P450 714A1-like, whose amino-acid sequence MEEGLIAEIWCSLVFIGVCSVFIRVCHVVWLKPRRIRSIIWRQGIRGPPPSFLYGNISEMQKIQSSMINNPSDGQSVSENWTHSIFPYFQIWRQKYGPVYMYSTGSKQHLYVSRPDLLRELSLHKSLDLGKPSYLSETFQPLLGDGIIKANGNNWVYQRKLIAPEFFINKVKNMVGLMEQSTIAMMKTWENRIIESEGGVADMIIDEDLKSLSADIISKSCFGSSYSQGNLIFAKIASLQDALSKPSALFGQSNFRFLPTKSNREIWRLKKEVDTLILKVVKDRQQESQKGTVPEKDLLQMMLESAVTSDDKFPRLKTDRFFVDICKNIYFAGHETTALSASWILMLLALHPEWQERVRAEILEVCGDHLYNLFQHMDAFRKLKMLMMVIQESIRLYGPAVITAREAFSDIKLGGFVVPKGVHIWSLIPAMHRDPENWGLDALEFKPERFAHGISKACKYPQAYIPFGYGSRLCPGQNFAMLQLKVVLSLILSNFSFALSPEYRHSPVYKMLLTPQHGVRLLITKLQGNLG is encoded by the exons atggaagaAGGATTGATAGCAGAGATATGGTGCTCTCTTGTATTCATAGGAGTATGTAGTGTGTTTATAAGAGTATGTCATGTGGTGTGGCTGAAGCCCAGAAGGATTCGGTCAATAATTTGGAGGCAAGGCATTAGGGGGCCACCACCTTCCTTTCTCTATGGGAACATTTCAGAGATGCAGAAGATCCAATCCTCCATGATCAACAATCCTTCTGATGGCCAATCTGTCTCTGAAAACTGGACTCACTCCATCTTTCCTTATTTCCAAATATGGAGACAAAAGTATG GTCCAGTATATATGTACTCAACAGGGAGCAAGCAGCATCTGTATGTGAGCCGGCCTGACTTACTAAGGGAATTGAGCCTGCACAAGTCCTTGGATTTGGGTAAACCTTCATATCTGTCTGAGACATTTCAGCCTTTGCTAGGTGATGGCATCATTAAGGCTAACGGAAACAACTGGGTCTACCAGAGGAAACTCATTGCTCCTGAATTCTTCATCAACAAGGTCAAG AATATGGTGGGACTGATGGAGCAATCTACCATAGCAATGATGAAGACATGGGAGAATCGTATAATAGAGAGTGAGGGAGGGGTTGCAGACATGATTATTGATGAGGATTTGAAGAGCCTCTCGGCAGATATAATATCAAAATCCTGTTTTGGCAGCTCTTACTCACAAGGCAATCTGATTTTTGCGAAGATTGCCTCCTTGCAAGATGCCTTGTCCAAACCAAGTGCACTTTTTGGACAATCCAACTTTAG ATTTCTTCCGACGAAGAGCAACAGAGAGATATGGAGGTTAAAGAAAGAGGTGGACACACTGATACTCAAGGTAGTCAAGGATCGTCAACAAGAAAGCCAAAAAGGCACAGTGCCTGAAAAGGACCTTTTACAAATGATGCTTGAAAGTGCTGTTACTAGTGATGACAAGTTCCCAAGGTTGAAAACAGACCGCTTCTTTGTTGACATATGTAAAAATATCTACTTTGCAGGCCATGAGACTACTGCTCTTTCAGCCTCCTGGATCTTGATGCTACTTGCATTACACCCTGAATGGCAGGAACGTGTTCGCGCTGAGATTCTTGAGGTCTGTGGAGATCATTTATATAATCTCTTTCAACACATGGATGCATTTCGCAAGTTGAAAATg TTGATGATGGTGATCCAAGAGAGCATTCGTCTTTATGGACCTGCTGTTATAACGGCAAGGGAAGCTTTTTCAGATATCAAGTTGGGGGGTTTTGTAGTGCCAAAAGGCGTCcacatatggagtttgattccTGCAATGCACCGTGACCCTGAAAATTGGGGTCTAGACGCATTGGAATTTAAGCCAGAGAGGTTTGCACATGGGATATCTAAAGCATGCAAGTATCCCCAAGCATACATACCATTTGGCTATGGGAGTCGATTATGCCCTGGCCAGAACTTTGCAATGCTTCAACTCAAGGTAGTACTCTCTCTCATATTATCCAACTTTTCCTTTGCCCTCTCTCCAGAATACCGTCACTCCCCTGTTTATAAAATGTTACTGACGCCACAACATGGAGTAAGACTACTCATAACGAAGTTGCAGGGAAACCTGGGTTAA